In Lactococcus paracarnosus, a genomic segment contains:
- the typA gene encoding translational GTPase TypA encodes MTKLREDIRNVAIIAHVDHGKTTLVDELLKQSDTLNARAHLDDRAMDSNDLEKERGITILAKNTAVKYKDKHINILDTPGHADFGGEVERIMKMVDGVVLVVDAYEGTMPQTRFVLKKALDQGLTPIVVVNKIDKPSARPEEVVDEVLELLIELGADEEQLEFPVVYASAINGTSSLSDSLDTQEHTMAPLFETIVDHIPAPVDNSEEPLQFQVSLLDYNDFVGRIGIGRVFRGTIKVGDSVTLSKLDGSKQNFRVTKLFGFFGLDRVEIKEAKAGDLIAVSGMDDIFVGETVTPSNHIDPLPILHIDEPTLQMTFLVNNSPFAGREGKWVTSRKIEERLQSELQTDVSLRIDPTDSPDRWIVSGRGELHLSILIETMRREGYELQVSRPEVIEREIDGVRSEPFERVQIDTPEEYQGSIIQALSERKGNMQDMINTGNGQVRLIFLVPARGLIGFSTEFLSMTRGYGIMNHTYDQYMPMIHEQIGGRSRGALVSADSGKTTTYAIMGVEERGTIFVNPGTEVYEGMLVGEHSRENDLTVNVTKAKQMTNVRSANKDQTNVIKTPRILTLEESIEFMGDDEYLEITPESIRLRKQLLNKAEREKANKKKKS; translated from the coding sequence TTGACTAAATTACGCGAAGACATTCGTAATGTTGCAATCATCGCCCACGTTGACCATGGAAAAACAACACTTGTTGATGAACTCTTAAAGCAATCTGATACCCTAAATGCTAGAGCACATCTTGATGATCGTGCCATGGACTCAAACGATCTTGAAAAAGAACGTGGTATTACGATTCTTGCAAAAAATACAGCAGTTAAATATAAAGACAAACATATCAACATCTTGGATACACCTGGTCACGCGGATTTCGGTGGCGAAGTAGAACGTATCATGAAAATGGTTGATGGTGTTGTCCTTGTTGTCGATGCTTATGAAGGTACAATGCCGCAAACGCGTTTTGTATTGAAAAAAGCGTTAGACCAAGGTTTGACACCAATCGTTGTTGTTAACAAAATTGACAAACCATCTGCACGTCCTGAAGAGGTAGTAGATGAAGTATTAGAACTCTTGATCGAACTTGGTGCTGACGAAGAACAACTTGAATTCCCAGTTGTTTATGCTTCTGCAATCAATGGGACATCAAGTCTTTCAGATTCACTTGACACGCAAGAACATACGATGGCGCCATTGTTTGAAACAATCGTTGATCATATTCCTGCACCAGTTGATAACTCTGAAGAACCGTTACAATTCCAAGTATCATTACTTGATTACAACGATTTCGTTGGTCGTATCGGTATTGGACGTGTTTTCCGTGGGACGATTAAAGTTGGGGACAGCGTTACCTTGTCTAAACTTGATGGCTCAAAACAAAACTTCCGTGTTACAAAATTATTTGGTTTCTTCGGTCTAGACCGTGTTGAAATCAAAGAAGCAAAAGCTGGTGATTTGATTGCCGTTTCTGGTATGGATGATATCTTTGTTGGTGAGACTGTTACACCGTCTAACCACATCGATCCACTACCAATTCTTCACATTGATGAGCCTACGTTGCAAATGACTTTCCTTGTTAATAACTCACCTTTTGCTGGTCGCGAAGGTAAATGGGTAACATCACGTAAGATTGAAGAACGTCTCCAATCTGAGTTACAAACTGACGTTTCTCTACGTATCGACCCTACTGACTCACCTGACCGTTGGATCGTATCTGGTCGTGGCGAATTACATTTGTCAATCCTGATCGAAACAATGCGTCGTGAAGGCTATGAGCTTCAAGTATCACGTCCAGAAGTAATTGAACGCGAAATTGATGGCGTTCGTTCTGAACCGTTTGAACGAGTTCAAATCGATACACCTGAAGAATACCAAGGATCAATCATCCAAGCACTCTCTGAACGTAAAGGGAACATGCAAGATATGATTAACACTGGTAATGGTCAAGTTCGTTTGATCTTCCTTGTACCTGCTCGTGGGTTAATCGGATTCTCTACTGAATTCTTATCTATGACACGTGGTTACGGTATTATGAACCATACGTATGACCAATATATGCCTATGATTCACGAACAAATCGGTGGTCGTAGCCGTGGTGCACTTGTTTCAGCTGATTCAGGTAAAACAACAACTTACGCGATCATGGGTGTTGAAGAACGTGGTACAATCTTTGTTAATCCAGGTACAGAAGTTTATGAAGGTATGCTTGTCGGTGAACATTCACGCGAGAATGACTTAACAGTAAACGTGACTAAAGCGAAACAAATGACAAACGTCCGTTCAGCAAACAAAGACCAAACAAACGTTATCAAAACACCACGTATTTTGACATTAGAAGAATCAATCGAATTTATGGGTGATGATGAGTACCTTGAAATCACACCTGAATCAATTCGTCTTCGTAAACAACTGTTAAACAAAGCAGAACGCGAAAAAGCGAATAAAAAGAAAAAAAGCTAA
- the tsaE gene encoding tRNA (adenosine(37)-N6)-threonylcarbamoyltransferase complex ATPase subunit type 1 TsaE: MIVNEKEMQKIAEALGRKLQAGDILVLTGELGTGKTTFTKGIGLGLDIHQMIKSPTYTIAREYQGRLPLYHLDVYRIGDDPDSIDLDEYLFNDGVTVIEWGNLLGQALPDSYLEIIFEYVADGRTVKLLAHGDHYQQYLN, encoded by the coding sequence ATGATAGTAAATGAAAAAGAAATGCAAAAAATTGCTGAAGCATTAGGTCGAAAGCTTCAAGCTGGTGATATACTTGTCTTAACAGGTGAGCTAGGCACTGGGAAAACAACGTTTACCAAGGGGATTGGGTTAGGACTTGATATTCATCAGATGATTAAGAGCCCAACTTATACCATAGCAAGGGAGTACCAGGGTCGACTGCCTTTATATCATTTGGATGTGTATCGAATAGGAGATGATCCAGATTCGATTGATTTAGATGAGTATTTATTTAATGATGGTGTGACAGTTATTGAGTGGGGTAACTTATTAGGACAAGCCTTACCTGATAGCTATTTGGAAATTATCTTTGAGTATGTGGCAGATGGTCGTACTGTGAAATTACTTGCTCATGGCGATCACTATCAGCAATATCTAAATTGA